Proteins encoded in a region of the Rhodococcus sp. SBT000017 genome:
- a CDS encoding CdaR family transcriptional regulator — MVAGQPASAPLRDFRAVARLLVGHFAANTPCGSLPGEQLHGDVTEFTVKCISIAVQMLDERRAPAESDLAELRAKASQWAREGVPLESVLSVYHEGIQIGWNLVSKRAGEGDAAQLIEAARMFVLLSEKVSIAASKSYVEELQAVASEHHTAAHTLVTSLLSGHNAVSMARQSGIELADSYLVLAISVPPHPDENDPNIQKTVAARRKLRRVQAELATICGRTPLSLLSTEGGTVLIPGNHDDEWVEALVHRIGTAAEVPVTVTAEQAATSDIPTAADQVHELLSLAHQLHRPSGLYRMDDLVLEYQLTRPGPGRRHLTQILEPLDSSPELLETLEIHISHDLNRQRSARQLHLHTNTVDYRLKRIAQLTGFDPTRPSGIRHLQAALVARRLESSRGAA; from the coding sequence ATGGTCGCGGGTCAGCCTGCGTCGGCTCCTCTTCGCGACTTCCGCGCGGTGGCGCGGCTCCTCGTGGGGCACTTCGCCGCCAACACCCCCTGCGGGTCATTGCCGGGCGAGCAGCTCCACGGCGACGTCACCGAATTCACCGTCAAGTGCATCAGTATCGCCGTGCAGATGCTCGACGAACGGCGTGCTCCGGCCGAGTCCGACCTGGCCGAACTTCGCGCCAAGGCCAGCCAGTGGGCCCGCGAAGGTGTGCCCCTCGAGTCCGTCCTCAGCGTCTACCACGAGGGCATCCAGATCGGCTGGAATCTCGTGTCCAAGAGGGCAGGTGAGGGCGACGCCGCTCAACTGATCGAGGCCGCGCGGATGTTCGTGCTGCTGTCGGAGAAGGTCTCCATCGCGGCCAGCAAGAGCTACGTCGAGGAACTCCAAGCGGTGGCCAGTGAGCACCACACGGCAGCGCACACCCTGGTGACCTCGCTGCTCAGCGGCCACAACGCGGTCTCGATGGCCCGTCAATCCGGCATCGAACTCGCCGACAGCTACCTCGTACTCGCCATCTCGGTGCCGCCGCACCCCGACGAGAACGACCCCAACATCCAGAAGACCGTCGCCGCCCGCAGAAAGCTGCGCCGCGTCCAGGCCGAGCTGGCCACGATCTGCGGTCGCACTCCCCTGTCTCTGCTCAGCACCGAGGGAGGCACCGTGCTCATTCCCGGCAACCACGACGACGAATGGGTCGAGGCCCTGGTGCATCGCATCGGTACCGCCGCCGAGGTTCCCGTCACCGTCACCGCCGAGCAGGCCGCTACTTCCGATATCCCCACCGCAGCCGATCAGGTACACGAACTGCTGTCGTTGGCGCACCAGTTGCACCGCCCGTCCGGCCTGTACCGCATGGACGACCTGGTGCTCGAGTACCAGCTCACGCGTCCCGGCCCCGGCCGTCGCCACCTGACCCAGATCCTCGAGCCCCTCGACTCGTCACCGGAGCTGCTCGAGACCCTCGAGATCCACATCTCGCACGATCTGAACCGTCAGCGGTCCGCTCGCCAGCTCCATCTGCACACCAACACCGTCGACTACCGCCTCAAGCGGATCGCTCAGCTGACCG